The following proteins come from a genomic window of Salvia hispanica cultivar TCC Black 2014 chromosome 4, UniMelb_Shisp_WGS_1.0, whole genome shotgun sequence:
- the LOC125218673 gene encoding type IV inositol polyphosphate 5-phosphatase 3-like isoform X2: MTRFKSYSDPPSPSRFQPTEDALVIDEEVALESDSDIEEAIYPVNEHTSGFDDGGTDFDCYDASFPKDSVHFDRALEKESLKSSFSIRLERLHKVNDSEENAGVSKPQYTKILSKTLSGTEKIGLSWPEPPLDLLGQHIMEKSNSFSSSKSFKTLKSFQKHSSFKSSAINMRFDLKALAEIDLGSLISRKRRPAYVRIVSKQMVGVFITVWVRRSLRRYIQNVNVSAVGVGVTSYVGNKGAVSVSMSVHQTVLCFVCTHLTAGEKEADAVKRNADVHEIHKRSRFNLCSAMGLPNKIYDHERIIWLGDLNYRINLPYERTRELISKKDWSKLLEQDQLARELKKGRAFDGWSEGSLSFAPTYKYELNSDTYIGEDPKAARRTPAWCDRVLSFGKGMRLVNYRRSEIKLSDHRPVTASYMVEVEVFSQKKLQRALTFTNAEVEEEDIVMDVGVNT, encoded by the exons ATGACTAGGTTCAAGAGCTATAGTgatcctccttctccatctagATTTCAGCCAACCGAGGATGCCTTAGTTATAGATGAAGAAGTTGCGCTTGAATCAGACAGTGATATCGAGGAGGCAATCTACCCCGTGAATGAGCATACATCTGGTTTTGATGATGGAGGAACTGATTTTGATTGTTATGATGCCTCTTTTCCCAAGGACTCTGTTCACTTTGACAGGGCACTGGAAAAGGAATCGCTGAAGTCATCTTTCTCCATAAGACTGGAAAGATTGCATAAGGTCAATGATTCTGAGGAAAATGCCGGAGTCTCTAAACCTCAGTACACTAAGATATTATCCAAAACACTTAGTGGTACAGAAAAGATAGGCTTAAGCTGGCCAGAGCCACCACTTGATCTTTTAGGTCAGCATATTATGGAGAAGTCTAATTCCTTCAGTTCTTCTAAATCCTTCAAGACTCTCAAATCTTTCCAGAAACACAGCTCTTTCAAATCTAGTGCAATAAATATGAGGTTTGACTTGAAAGCACTGGCGGAAATCGACCTTGGCTCCCTAATAAGCCGGAAAAGGAGGCCAGCCTATGTTAGAATAGTGAGCAAGCAAATGGTAGGAGTTTTTATTACAGTATGGGTGCGGAGGAGCTTGCGAAGATATATACAAAACGTGAACGTGTCCGCTGTTGGTGTTGGTGTCACGAGCTATGTTGGCAACAAg GGAGCGGTATCAGTTAGTATGTCAGTACATCAGACGGTCTTGTGTTTCGTTTGTACTCATCTAACAGCAGGAGAAAAAGAAGCAGATGCAGTCAAGAGAAATGCTGACGTGCATGAGATTCATAAACGAAGCCGTTTCAACCTTTGCTCTGCTATGGGGCTTCCTAATAAGATATATGACCATGA GAGAATTATTTGGCTTGGTGACCTTAACTATCGAATCAACTTGCCTTATGAACGAACGAGAGAGCTAATATCCAAGAAGGACTGGTCCAAGTTACTTGAGCAGGATCAG CTGGCGAGAGAGCTCAAGAAAGGCCGAGCATTTGATGGATGGTCGGAAGGTTCTCTGAGCTTCGCTCCAACTTACAAATACGAGTTAAATTCCGATACTTACATTGGTGAGGACCCGAAAGCTGCTAGGAGAACACCTGCCTG GTGTGACCGCGTCCTCTCCTTTGGGAAGGGAATGAGGCTGGTGAACTACAGGAGATCCGAGATCAAACTATCCGACCACCGCCCAGTGACTGCCTCATACATGGTGGAAGTGGAAGTATTTTCTCAAAAGAAGTTGCAAAGAGCACTCACTTTCACTAATGCAGAAGTTGAAGAAGAGGATATTGTCATGGATGTGGGAGTTAATACCTGA
- the LOC125218673 gene encoding type IV inositol polyphosphate 5-phosphatase 3-like isoform X1 — translation MKLQKMRSHRQQQQVSWRRTVLRKCLNKSTGDSDYSADRDFSSESDSDREALPRLRRRNSETFRAQYIKSKEIRICAATWNVGGLTPDDDLDLDGWLDIAEPADIYVIGFQEIIPLNAGIKFGAEDTRPVQKWENIIRETLNRVSPMTRFKSYSDPPSPSRFQPTEDALVIDEEVALESDSDIEEAIYPVNEHTSGFDDGGTDFDCYDASFPKDSVHFDRALEKESLKSSFSIRLERLHKVNDSEENAGVSKPQYTKILSKTLSGTEKIGLSWPEPPLDLLGQHIMEKSNSFSSSKSFKTLKSFQKHSSFKSSAINMRFDLKALAEIDLGSLISRKRRPAYVRIVSKQMVGVFITVWVRRSLRRYIQNVNVSAVGVGVTSYVGNKGAVSVSMSVHQTVLCFVCTHLTAGEKEADAVKRNADVHEIHKRSRFNLCSAMGLPNKIYDHERIIWLGDLNYRINLPYERTRELISKKDWSKLLEQDQLARELKKGRAFDGWSEGSLSFAPTYKYELNSDTYIGEDPKAARRTPAWCDRVLSFGKGMRLVNYRRSEIKLSDHRPVTASYMVEVEVFSQKKLQRALTFTNAEVEEEDIVMDVGVNT, via the exons ATGAAGCTACAGAAAATGCGAAGCCACCGCCAGCAGCAGCAG GTATCGTGGCGGCGCACGGTGCTGCGCAAGTGCCTCAACAAATCGACCGGCGACTCCGATTATTCCGCTGACAGAGACTTCAGCTCAGAGTCTGATTCCGATCGAG AGGCTCTTCCAAGGTTAAGACGGCGAAATTCAGAGACATTTAGAGCTCAGTACATTAAGTCCAAGGAAATCAG GATATGTGCAGCCACTTGGAATGTTGGAGGACTTACTCCTGATGATGACCTTGATCTTGATGGTTGGTTGGACATTGCTGAACCTGCAGATATTTATGTGATCGG GTTTCAGGAGATCATACCATTGAATGCTGGTATCAAATTTGGAGCTGAAGATACCCGTCCTGTCCAAAAATGGGAAAACATCATTCGTGAAACTCTCAACCGAGTTTCACCAATGACTAGGTTCAAGAGCTATAGTgatcctccttctccatctagATTTCAGCCAACCGAGGATGCCTTAGTTATAGATGAAGAAGTTGCGCTTGAATCAGACAGTGATATCGAGGAGGCAATCTACCCCGTGAATGAGCATACATCTGGTTTTGATGATGGAGGAACTGATTTTGATTGTTATGATGCCTCTTTTCCCAAGGACTCTGTTCACTTTGACAGGGCACTGGAAAAGGAATCGCTGAAGTCATCTTTCTCCATAAGACTGGAAAGATTGCATAAGGTCAATGATTCTGAGGAAAATGCCGGAGTCTCTAAACCTCAGTACACTAAGATATTATCCAAAACACTTAGTGGTACAGAAAAGATAGGCTTAAGCTGGCCAGAGCCACCACTTGATCTTTTAGGTCAGCATATTATGGAGAAGTCTAATTCCTTCAGTTCTTCTAAATCCTTCAAGACTCTCAAATCTTTCCAGAAACACAGCTCTTTCAAATCTAGTGCAATAAATATGAGGTTTGACTTGAAAGCACTGGCGGAAATCGACCTTGGCTCCCTAATAAGCCGGAAAAGGAGGCCAGCCTATGTTAGAATAGTGAGCAAGCAAATGGTAGGAGTTTTTATTACAGTATGGGTGCGGAGGAGCTTGCGAAGATATATACAAAACGTGAACGTGTCCGCTGTTGGTGTTGGTGTCACGAGCTATGTTGGCAACAAg GGAGCGGTATCAGTTAGTATGTCAGTACATCAGACGGTCTTGTGTTTCGTTTGTACTCATCTAACAGCAGGAGAAAAAGAAGCAGATGCAGTCAAGAGAAATGCTGACGTGCATGAGATTCATAAACGAAGCCGTTTCAACCTTTGCTCTGCTATGGGGCTTCCTAATAAGATATATGACCATGA GAGAATTATTTGGCTTGGTGACCTTAACTATCGAATCAACTTGCCTTATGAACGAACGAGAGAGCTAATATCCAAGAAGGACTGGTCCAAGTTACTTGAGCAGGATCAG CTGGCGAGAGAGCTCAAGAAAGGCCGAGCATTTGATGGATGGTCGGAAGGTTCTCTGAGCTTCGCTCCAACTTACAAATACGAGTTAAATTCCGATACTTACATTGGTGAGGACCCGAAAGCTGCTAGGAGAACACCTGCCTG GTGTGACCGCGTCCTCTCCTTTGGGAAGGGAATGAGGCTGGTGAACTACAGGAGATCCGAGATCAAACTATCCGACCACCGCCCAGTGACTGCCTCATACATGGTGGAAGTGGAAGTATTTTCTCAAAAGAAGTTGCAAAGAGCACTCACTTTCACTAATGCAGAAGTTGAAGAAGAGGATATTGTCATGGATGTGGGAGTTAATACCTGA
- the LOC125185288 gene encoding type IV inositol polyphosphate 5-phosphatase 3-like isoform X1: MKLQRMRSHRQQQQVSWRRKWLNRSTSNSDYSADRDFSSQPDSDREALPRLRRRNSETFRAQYIKSKEIRICAATWNVQGLTPDDHLNLDGWLDIAEPADIYVIGFQEIIPLDAGNIFGAEDTRPVQKWENIIRETLHRVSPMTRFKSYSDPPSPSRFQPTEDALVIDEEVALESDSDIEEAIYPVNEHTSGFDDGGTDFDCDDASLPEDPVSFDMALEKESLQSSSSKRLDRLHYLKVNDSEENVEESNAQCTKILSKTLSGTEKIGLSWPEPPLDLLGQHILEKSNSFGSSKSFKTLKSFRTHNSFKSSAINERSMESDLKALAEIDLDSLIGRKRRSAYVRIVSKQMVGIFITVWVRRSLRRYIQNVNVSAVGVGVTGYVGNKGAVSVSMSVHQTVFCFVCTHLTAGEKEADAVQRNADVHEIHKRSRFNPFSAMGLPNRIYDHERIIWLGDLNYRINLSYERTRELISKKQWSKLLEQDQLTRELKKGRAFDGWSEGSLSFAPTYKYELNSDTYFGEDPKAGRRTPAWCDRVLSFGTGMRLVNYRRSEIKLSDHRPVTASYMVEVEVFSQKKLQRALTFTNAEVEEEDIVMDVGVNT; encoded by the exons ATGAAGCTACAGAGAATGCGAAGCCACCGCCAGCAGCAGCAG GTATCGTGGCGGCGCAAGTGGCTCAACAGATCAACTAGCAACTCCGATTATTCCGCTGACAGAGACTTCAGCTCACAGCCTGATTCCGATCGAG AGGCTCTTCCAAGGTTAAGACGGCGAAATTCCGAGACATTTAGAGCTCAGTACATTAAGTCCAAGGAAATCAG GATATGTGCAGCCACCTGGAATGTTCAAGGACTAACTCCTGATGATCACCTCAATCTTGATGGTTGGTTAGACATTGCTGAGCCTGCTGATATTTATGTGATCGG GTTTCAGGAGATCATACCATTGGATGCTGGTAACATATTTGGAGCTGAAGATACCCGTCCTGTCCAAAAATGGGAAAACATCATTCGTGAAACTCTCCACCGAGTTTCACCAATGACTAGGTTCAAGAGCTATAGTgatcctccttctccatctagATTTCAGCCAACCGAGGATGCCTTAGTTATAGATGAAGAAGTTGCACTTGAATCAGACAGTGATATCGAGGAGGCAATCTACCCCGTGAATGAGCACACATCTGGTTTCGATGATGGAGGAACTGATTTTGATTGTGATGATGCCTCTTTACCCGAGGACCCTGTTAGCTTTGACATGGCACTGGAAAAGGAGTCGCTGCAGTCGTCTTCCTCCAAAAGATTGGATAGATTGCACTACTTAAAGGTCAATGATTCTGAGGAAAATGTTGAAGAGTCTAATGCTCAGTGCACTAAGATATTATCCAAAACACTTAGTGGTACAGAAAAGATAGGCTTAAGCTGGCCAGAGCCACCACTTGATCTTCTAGGTCAGCATATTTTGGAGAAGTCTAATTCCTTCGGTTCTTCTAAATCCTTCAAGACTCTCAAATCTTTCCGGACACACAACTCTTTCAAATCTAGTGCGATAAATGAAAGGTCGATGGAGTCTGACTTGAAAGCACTGGCGGAAATAGACCTTGACTCCCTAATAGGTCGGAAAAGAAGGTCAGCCTATGTTAGAATAGTGAGCAAGCAAATGGTTGGAATTTTTATTACAGTATGGGTGCGGAGGAGCTTGCGAAGATACATACAAAATGTGAACGTGTCTGCTGTTGGTGTTGGTGTCACGGGCTATGTTGGCAACAAg GGTGCGGTATCAGTTAGTATGTCAGTACATCAGACGGTCTTCTGTTTTGTTTGTACTCACCTAACAGCAGGAGAAAAAGAAGCAGATGCGGTCCAGAGAAATGCTGACGTGCATGAGATTCATAAACGAAGCCGTTTCAACCCTTTCTCTGCTATGGGGCTTCCTAATAGGATATATGACCATGA GAGAATTATTTGGCTTGGTGACCTTAACTATCGAATCAACTTGTCTTATGAACGAACGAGAGAGCTAATATCCAAGAAGCAGTGGTCCAAGTTACTGGAGCAGGATCAG CTGACGAGAGAGCTCAAGAAAGGCCGAGCATTTGATGGATGGTCGGAAGGTTCTCTGAGCTTCGCTCCTACTTACAAATATGAGTTAAATTCCGATACTTACTTCGGTGAGGACCCAAAAGCTGGTAGAAGAACACCTGCATG GTGTGATCGTGTCCTCTCCTTTGGGACGGGAATGAGGCTGGTGAACTACAGGAGATCCGAGATCAAACTATCCGACCACCGCCCAGTGACTGCCTCGTACATGGTGGAAGTGGAAGTATTTTCTCAGAAGAAGTTGCAAAGAGCACTCACTTTCACAAACGCAGAAGTTGAAGAAGAGGATATTGTCATGGATGTTGGAGTTAATACGTGA
- the LOC125218844 gene encoding carboxypeptidase SOL1-like isoform X1, whose translation MIFSLLFLCLNLSTLFRFSSARGAALQSYNQSGYDASIYGRSGRRLYATNDFKMSEEDYNAMLEKLAHGYMSNSDLERAMQEFNSRCPNISRIYSIGKSVHGVPLLAMEISDSPGNMDAKPAFKFVGNVHGNEPVGRELLLMLANWLCDNYLKDSLATTIVDGVHLHILPSMNPDGYALRRRNNANHIDLNRDFPDQFFPVNDDLDLRQPETKAMLNWMEDIHFTASATLHGGALVANYPWDGTEDKSDYHRRDYFGCPDDKTFRFLASLYSRSHYNMSLSKEFPDGITNGAFWYPIYGGMQDWNYIHSGCFELTLEISDNKWPDASELPTIWDHNRMSMLNLVASVIKTGIHGRVLSSDGIPLPALIAIQGINYTIAAGKKFGEYYRLLAPGEKYEVIASTPGYKSKRACVILGDGAVTVDFVLDPETSSTHSESRVLEDYAGCYFDSKPSLQVVDFLPASQLEISIMLFVMLGLLCFLMQRRARRNHKQMPVSVPRRAAVV comes from the exons atgatattctctctcctctttctcTGTCTAAATCTCTCAACTCTTTTCCGTTTCTCTTCCGCCAGAGGCGCTGCCCTCCAGAGTTACAATCAATCAG GTTATGATGCCAGTATCTATGGGCGTTCTGGGAGGCGGTTGTATGCAACCAACGACTTTAAGATGTCTGAGGAAGATTACAATGCGATGCT TGAAAAGTTAGCACATGGCTACATGAGTAATTCTGATCTTGAGAGAGCAATGCAGGAATTTAACAGCCGTTGTCCAAACATCTCCAGAATTTACAG CATCGGGAAGAGTGTACACGGAGTTCCTTTG TTGGCTATGGAAATTTCGGACTCACCTGGGAATATGGATGCGAAGCCGGCTTTCAAG TTTGTTGGAAATGTGCACGGCAATGAACCTGTAGGGCGTGAACTCCTATTGATGCTAGCAAATTGGCTTTGTGATAATTATTTGAAGGACTCGTTG GCAACCACCATTGTAGATGGTGTTCACCTTCATATACTTCCGTCCATGAACCCTGATGGTTATGCTCTGAGGAGGCGCAATAATGCAAACCACATTGATCTGAATCGTGATTTTCCAGACCAG TTCTTTCCTGTGAATGATGATTTGGACTTGAGGCAACCCGAAACAAAAGCCATGTTGAATTGGATGGAAGATATACACTTTACAGCATCTGCCACTCTGCATGGG GGAGCGTTGGTTGCAAACTATCCATGGGATGGAACTGAAGATAAAAG tgATTACCACAGGAGAGATTACTTTGGTTGCCCAGATGACAAGACTTTCAGATTTTTGGCCAGTTTATACAGTAGGTCCCACTACAATATGTCTCTAAGCAAGGAGTTCCCTGATGGAATTACAAATGGTGCATTTTG GTATCCAATATATGGTGGCATGCAAGATTGGAATTATATTCACTCTGGCTGCTTTGAACTCACTCTAGAGATTAGTGATAATAAATGGCCTGATGCTAGTGAG CTTCCAACTATATGGGATCATAACAGAATGAGCATGCTAAACCTCGTTGCAAGTGTAATTAAG ACAGGTATACACGGACGAGTTTTGTCATCAGATGGAATACCTTTGCCTGCATTAATAGCTATCCAGGGAATAAATTACACG ATTGCTGCTGGCAAAAAATTTGGTGAATATTACCGATTGCTAGCTCCGGGAGAAAAGTATGAAG TTATTGCAAGTACGCCCGGATACAAATCGAAGAGGGCTTGTGTTATACTCGGAGATGGAGCAGTGACAGTAGATTTTGTTCTTGATCCAGAGACTAGTAGCACACACAGCGAGAGTCGGGTTTTGGAGGATTATGCTGGATGCTACTTCGACAGCAAGCCTAGTCTTCAAGTCGTCGATTTTTTGCCCGCGTCACAGTTGGAAATTTCTATAATGTTGTTTGTAATGTTAGGACTTCTTTGCTTCCTAATGCAGAGGAGAGCAAGAAGAAACCATAAACAGATGCCTGTATCTGTGCCCAGAAGAGCAGCTGTTGTCTGA
- the LOC125185288 gene encoding type IV inositol polyphosphate 5-phosphatase 3-like isoform X2 — protein MKLQRMRSHRQQQQVSWRRKWLNRSTSNSDYSADRDFSSQPDSDREALPRLRRRNSETFRAQYIKSKEIRICAATWNVQGLTPDDHLNLDGWLDIAEPADIYVIGFQEIIPLDAGNIFGAEDTRPVQKWENIIRETLHRVSPMTRFKSYSDPPSPSRFQPTEDALVIDEEVALESDSDIEEAIYPVNEHTSGFDDGGTDFDCDDASLPEDPVSFDMALEKESLQSSSSKRLDRLHYLKVNDSEENVEESNAQCTKILSKTLSGTEKIGLSWPEPPLDLLGQHILEKSNSFGSSKSFKTLKSFRTHNSFKSSAINERSMESDLKALAEIDLDSLIGRKRRSAYVRIVSKQMVGIFITVWVRRSLRRYIQNVNVSAVGVGVTGYVGNKGAVSVSMSVHQTVFCFVCTHLTAGEKEADAVQRNADVHEIHKRSRFNPFSAMGLPNRIYDHERIIWLGDLNYRINLSYERTRELISKKQWSKLLEQDQNYLKGESSLHSQRQILPSSH, from the exons ATGAAGCTACAGAGAATGCGAAGCCACCGCCAGCAGCAGCAG GTATCGTGGCGGCGCAAGTGGCTCAACAGATCAACTAGCAACTCCGATTATTCCGCTGACAGAGACTTCAGCTCACAGCCTGATTCCGATCGAG AGGCTCTTCCAAGGTTAAGACGGCGAAATTCCGAGACATTTAGAGCTCAGTACATTAAGTCCAAGGAAATCAG GATATGTGCAGCCACCTGGAATGTTCAAGGACTAACTCCTGATGATCACCTCAATCTTGATGGTTGGTTAGACATTGCTGAGCCTGCTGATATTTATGTGATCGG GTTTCAGGAGATCATACCATTGGATGCTGGTAACATATTTGGAGCTGAAGATACCCGTCCTGTCCAAAAATGGGAAAACATCATTCGTGAAACTCTCCACCGAGTTTCACCAATGACTAGGTTCAAGAGCTATAGTgatcctccttctccatctagATTTCAGCCAACCGAGGATGCCTTAGTTATAGATGAAGAAGTTGCACTTGAATCAGACAGTGATATCGAGGAGGCAATCTACCCCGTGAATGAGCACACATCTGGTTTCGATGATGGAGGAACTGATTTTGATTGTGATGATGCCTCTTTACCCGAGGACCCTGTTAGCTTTGACATGGCACTGGAAAAGGAGTCGCTGCAGTCGTCTTCCTCCAAAAGATTGGATAGATTGCACTACTTAAAGGTCAATGATTCTGAGGAAAATGTTGAAGAGTCTAATGCTCAGTGCACTAAGATATTATCCAAAACACTTAGTGGTACAGAAAAGATAGGCTTAAGCTGGCCAGAGCCACCACTTGATCTTCTAGGTCAGCATATTTTGGAGAAGTCTAATTCCTTCGGTTCTTCTAAATCCTTCAAGACTCTCAAATCTTTCCGGACACACAACTCTTTCAAATCTAGTGCGATAAATGAAAGGTCGATGGAGTCTGACTTGAAAGCACTGGCGGAAATAGACCTTGACTCCCTAATAGGTCGGAAAAGAAGGTCAGCCTATGTTAGAATAGTGAGCAAGCAAATGGTTGGAATTTTTATTACAGTATGGGTGCGGAGGAGCTTGCGAAGATACATACAAAATGTGAACGTGTCTGCTGTTGGTGTTGGTGTCACGGGCTATGTTGGCAACAAg GGTGCGGTATCAGTTAGTATGTCAGTACATCAGACGGTCTTCTGTTTTGTTTGTACTCACCTAACAGCAGGAGAAAAAGAAGCAGATGCGGTCCAGAGAAATGCTGACGTGCATGAGATTCATAAACGAAGCCGTTTCAACCCTTTCTCTGCTATGGGGCTTCCTAATAGGATATATGACCATGA GAGAATTATTTGGCTTGGTGACCTTAACTATCGAATCAACTTGTCTTATGAACGAACGAGAGAGCTAATATCCAAGAAGCAGTGGTCCAAGTTACTGGAGCAGGATCAG AACTACTTAAAAGGCGAATCGAGTTTGCACTCGCAAAGACAAATTTTACCCAGCTCTCACTGA
- the LOC125218844 gene encoding carboxypeptidase SOL1-like isoform X2 has product MIFSLLFLCLNLSTLFRFSSARGAALQSYNQSGYDASIYGRSGRRLYATNDFKMSEEDYNAMLEKLAHGYMSNSDLERAMQEFNSRCPNISRIYSIGKSVHGVPLLAMEISDSPGNMDAKPAFKFVGNVHGNEPVGRELLLMLANWLCDNYLKDSLATTIVDGVHLHILPSMNPDGYALRRRNNANHIDLNRDFPDQFFPVNDDLDLRQPETKAMLNWMEDIHFTASATLHGGALVANYPWDGTEDKRRDYFGCPDDKTFRFLASLYSRSHYNMSLSKEFPDGITNGAFWYPIYGGMQDWNYIHSGCFELTLEISDNKWPDASELPTIWDHNRMSMLNLVASVIKTGIHGRVLSSDGIPLPALIAIQGINYTIAAGKKFGEYYRLLAPGEKYEVIASTPGYKSKRACVILGDGAVTVDFVLDPETSSTHSESRVLEDYAGCYFDSKPSLQVVDFLPASQLEISIMLFVMLGLLCFLMQRRARRNHKQMPVSVPRRAAVV; this is encoded by the exons atgatattctctctcctctttctcTGTCTAAATCTCTCAACTCTTTTCCGTTTCTCTTCCGCCAGAGGCGCTGCCCTCCAGAGTTACAATCAATCAG GTTATGATGCCAGTATCTATGGGCGTTCTGGGAGGCGGTTGTATGCAACCAACGACTTTAAGATGTCTGAGGAAGATTACAATGCGATGCT TGAAAAGTTAGCACATGGCTACATGAGTAATTCTGATCTTGAGAGAGCAATGCAGGAATTTAACAGCCGTTGTCCAAACATCTCCAGAATTTACAG CATCGGGAAGAGTGTACACGGAGTTCCTTTG TTGGCTATGGAAATTTCGGACTCACCTGGGAATATGGATGCGAAGCCGGCTTTCAAG TTTGTTGGAAATGTGCACGGCAATGAACCTGTAGGGCGTGAACTCCTATTGATGCTAGCAAATTGGCTTTGTGATAATTATTTGAAGGACTCGTTG GCAACCACCATTGTAGATGGTGTTCACCTTCATATACTTCCGTCCATGAACCCTGATGGTTATGCTCTGAGGAGGCGCAATAATGCAAACCACATTGATCTGAATCGTGATTTTCCAGACCAG TTCTTTCCTGTGAATGATGATTTGGACTTGAGGCAACCCGAAACAAAAGCCATGTTGAATTGGATGGAAGATATACACTTTACAGCATCTGCCACTCTGCATGGG GGAGCGTTGGTTGCAAACTATCCATGGGATGGAACTGAAGATAAAAG GAGAGATTACTTTGGTTGCCCAGATGACAAGACTTTCAGATTTTTGGCCAGTTTATACAGTAGGTCCCACTACAATATGTCTCTAAGCAAGGAGTTCCCTGATGGAATTACAAATGGTGCATTTTG GTATCCAATATATGGTGGCATGCAAGATTGGAATTATATTCACTCTGGCTGCTTTGAACTCACTCTAGAGATTAGTGATAATAAATGGCCTGATGCTAGTGAG CTTCCAACTATATGGGATCATAACAGAATGAGCATGCTAAACCTCGTTGCAAGTGTAATTAAG ACAGGTATACACGGACGAGTTTTGTCATCAGATGGAATACCTTTGCCTGCATTAATAGCTATCCAGGGAATAAATTACACG ATTGCTGCTGGCAAAAAATTTGGTGAATATTACCGATTGCTAGCTCCGGGAGAAAAGTATGAAG TTATTGCAAGTACGCCCGGATACAAATCGAAGAGGGCTTGTGTTATACTCGGAGATGGAGCAGTGACAGTAGATTTTGTTCTTGATCCAGAGACTAGTAGCACACACAGCGAGAGTCGGGTTTTGGAGGATTATGCTGGATGCTACTTCGACAGCAAGCCTAGTCTTCAAGTCGTCGATTTTTTGCCCGCGTCACAGTTGGAAATTTCTATAATGTTGTTTGTAATGTTAGGACTTCTTTGCTTCCTAATGCAGAGGAGAGCAAGAAGAAACCATAAACAGATGCCTGTATCTGTGCCCAGAAGAGCAGCTGTTGTCTGA